Sequence from the Sphingomonas koreensis genome:
CGTTCATCCCCGGCGACATGGCCAGGCCCGTGAAGATCACCAGCGGCAGCAGCACGAAGATCACCGCCGCGTACGACAGTTTCTGCAGCCCGTTATAGGCGCGCGGATTCGCCGGATCGTGGAAGCGCAGCGCGGCATGTGCCCTCACCTCTTCGGCGAGATGCGCGGGCGTCAGCTCCTTCGCCCGCACGCGCAGGTCGTGCTGGAAATGGCGGTTGAGCAGGCTCATCAGCATGAACGCGAGCAGCGCGAAGGCGAGCACCAGCGCGAAGAACAGATGCCAGCGCCGCGCCAGCGCAAGATTGTAGGTCGATGGGATGGTCAGCCATCCGGGCACCCGCCCGCCCTCGAATATCCACGCGACGCGGAACCAGGGCTGGTCGTAGTTCGCACCATATTGGCCCCAATAGAGCTGGCCATGCGCGTTGAGGATCATCAGGCCGCTGCCCAGCAGCACGATCACGCTGATCGCGGTGATCCAGTGCCAGAGGCGCGTGGTCAGCGCGTGGCGGCGAATCACAATTGGCGTTTCGGGTTCGGCCATGCACCTGACTACGCGCGTCGGCCGCAAAAGGTTACGG
This genomic interval carries:
- a CDS encoding cytochrome b/b6 domain-containing protein; translated protein: MAEPETPIVIRRHALTTRLWHWITAISVIVLLGSGLMILNAHGQLYWGQYGANYDQPWFRVAWIFEGGRVPGWLTIPSTYNLALARRWHLFFALVLAFALLAFMLMSLLNRHFQHDLRVRAKELTPAHLAEEVRAHAALRFHDPANPRAYNGLQKLSYAAVIFVLLPLVIFTGLAMSPGMNAAWPWLIDLFGGRQSARSIHFIVAMLLAMFIVVHLALVILAGAWNEVRSMITGKWKVPE